A single region of the Mustela lutreola isolate mMusLut2 chromosome 2, mMusLut2.pri, whole genome shotgun sequence genome encodes:
- the GNB4 gene encoding guanine nucleotide-binding protein subunit beta-4: MSELEQLRQEAEQLRNQIQDARKACNDATLIQITSNMDSVGRIQMRTRRTLRGHLAKIYAMHWGYDSRLLVSASQDGKLIIWDSYTTNKMHAIPLRSSWVMTCAYAPSGNYVACGGLDNICSIYNLKTREGNVRVSRELPGHTGYLSCCRFLDDSQIVTSSGDTTCALWDIETAQQTTTFTGHSGDVMSLSLSPDMRTFVSGACDASSKLWDIRDGMCRQSFTGHVSDINAVSFFPNGYAFATGSDDATCRLFDLRADQELLLYSHDNIICGITSVAFSKSGRLLLAGYDDFNCNVWDTLKGDRAGVLAGHDNRVSCLGVTDDGMAVATGSWDSFLRIWN; encoded by the exons GATGCTAGGAAGGCATGTAATGATGCAACGCTTATTCAG ATCACATCAAATATGGATTCTGTGGGCCGAATACAAATGCGAACAAGACGTACGTTGAGGGGTCACCTAGCTAAGATCTACGCTATGCACTGGGGATATGATTCAAG GCTACTAGTCAGTGCTTCCCAAGATGGAAAATTAATTATTTGGGATAGCTATACAACAAATAAG ATGCATGCTATTCCTTTGAGATCTTCCTGGGTGATGACCTGTGCCTATGCTCCGTCTGGTAATTACGTCGCGTGTGGAGGGCTGGACAACATCTGCTCTATATATAACTTAAAAACCAGAGAGGGCAACGTGAGAGTGAGCCGGGAGTTACCGGGTCACACAG GCTACTTGTCCTGCTGCCGATTTTTAGATGACAGCCAGATCGTTACAAGTTCAGGAGACACAACTTG TGCTTTATGGGACATCGAAACTGCCCAGCAGACCACCACTTTCACTGGGCATTCTGGAGATGTGATGAGTCTTTCCCTGAGTCCTGACATGAGGACTTTTGTTTCTGGTGCTTGTGATGCTTCTTCAAAATTGTGGGATATTCGAGATGGAATGTGCAGACAGTCTTTTACTGGACATGTGTCAGATATCAATGCTGTCAGT TTTTTCCCAAACGGATATGCCTTTGCCACTGGCTCTGATGATGCCACGTGCCGGCTCTTTGACCTCCGTGCAGACCAGGAGCTATTGCTGTATTCTCACGACAATATCATCTGTGGGATCACTTCCGTAGCCTTCTCAAAAAGCGGGCGCCTCCTGTTAGCTGGTTACGATGACTTCAACTGTAACGTGTGGGACACGCTAAAAGGAGATCGTGCAG GTGTTCTTGCTGGTCATGATAACCGTGTCAGCTGTTTAGGTGTAACAGATGATGGCATGGCTGTGGCAACAGGCTCTTGGGACAGTTTTCTTAGAATCTGGAATTAA